One window of Candidatus Regiella endosymbiont of Tuberolachnus salignus genomic DNA carries:
- the rpoC gene encoding DNA-directed RNA polymerase subunit beta', whose protein sequence is MKDLLKFLKAQTKNNDEFNAIKIALASPDMIRSWSFGEVKKPETINYRTFKPERDGLFCARIFGPVKDYECLCGKYKRLKHRGVICEKCGVEVTQTKVRRDRMGHIELASPTAHIWFLKSLPSRIGLLLDMPLRDIERVLYFESYVVVEGGMTNLERRQILTEEQYLDALEEFGDEFDAKMGAEAIQALLKNMDLNVECELQREELNETNSETKRKKLTKRIKLLEAFIQSGNKPEWMILTVLPVLPPDLRPLVPLDGGRFATSDLNDLYRRVINRNNRLKRLLDLAAPDIIVRNEKRMLQEAVDALLDNGRRGRAITGSNKRPLKSLADMIKGKQGRFRQNLLGKRVDYSGRSVITVGPGLRLHQCGLPKKMALELFKPFIYGKLELKGLATTIKAAKKMVEREEAVVWDILDEVIREHPVLLNRAPTLHRLGIQAFEPVLIEGKAIQLHPLVCAAYNADFDGDQMAVHVPLTLEAQLEARALMMSTNNILSPANGEPIIVPSQDVVLGLYYMTRDCVNAKGEGMVLTGPKEAERVYRMGLASLHARVKVRISEEICNIEGEKISQTSIVDTTIGRAILWMIVPKGLPYSVVNQTLGKKAISKMLNTCYRILGLKPTVIFADQIMYTGFTYAARSGMSVGIDDMVIPKEKIEIITEAETEVAEIQEQFKSGLVTAGERYNKVIDIWAAANERVAKAMMKNLSVENAIDCNGKEEQQVSFNSIFMMADSGARGSPAQIRQLAGMRGLMAKPDGSIIETPITANFREGLNVLQYFISTHGARKGLADTALKTANSGYLTRRLVDVAQDLVVTEDDCGTNDGLVMTPVIEGGNVKEALRERVLGRVTAEDIVRPGSADILVPRNSLLSEKCCDLLEENSVDTVKVRSVVNCETDFGICANCYGRDLARGHIINKGEAVGVIAAQSIGEPGTQLTMRTFHIGGAASRAAAESSITVNSKGKLRLSNAKFVINSAGKCVITSRNTELKLIDEFGRTKESYKIPYGAIMAKGDGAEVNTGETVANWDPHIMPVITEVAGFIRFSDMIDSQTITRQTDDLTGLSSLVVLDSAERTGSGKDLRPALKIVDAKGNEVLIPGTDMPAQYFLPGKAIVQLKDEVEIGVGDTLARIPQESSGTKDITGGLPRVADLFEARRPKEPAILAEHSGIISFGKETKGKRRLVISPLDGSDAYEEMIPKWRQLNVFEGEMVERGDVLSDGPESPHDILRLRGVHAVTRYITNEVQEVYRLQGVKINDKHIEVIVRQMLRKGTIVNAGGADFLAGEQAEISRVKIANRKLVAEDKTEATFTRDLLGITKASLATESFISAASFQETTRVLTEAAVAGKRDELRGLKENVIVGRLIPAGTGYAHHQKRMRSRLVEESVTLKMSPDEASANMAELLNAGFDNKNE, encoded by the coding sequence GTGAAAGATTTATTAAAATTTCTAAAAGCACAAACAAAGAACAACGATGAGTTTAATGCAATAAAAATTGCTCTGGCTTCGCCAGATATGATCCGCTCATGGTCGTTCGGTGAAGTAAAAAAACCAGAAACCATCAATTATCGTACCTTTAAACCAGAGCGCGACGGTCTCTTTTGTGCCCGTATCTTTGGTCCAGTAAAGGATTACGAGTGCCTGTGTGGCAAATATAAGCGTTTAAAACATCGTGGTGTTATCTGTGAGAAATGCGGCGTTGAAGTGACTCAAACCAAAGTACGACGTGATCGTATGGGGCATATTGAGCTGGCTTCGCCTACCGCACATATTTGGTTCTTAAAATCGCTTCCCTCGCGTATCGGTTTATTACTCGATATGCCATTACGTGATATCGAACGTGTGCTTTACTTCGAATCTTACGTCGTGGTTGAAGGTGGAATGACTAACTTAGAACGTCGTCAAATCCTGACCGAGGAACAGTATCTTGATGCGTTAGAAGAATTTGGTGATGAGTTCGATGCGAAAATGGGCGCGGAAGCCATTCAAGCGCTATTAAAAAATATGGATCTCAACGTTGAATGTGAATTGCAACGTGAAGAATTAAATGAAACTAATTCTGAAACCAAGCGTAAAAAATTAACCAAGCGTATCAAACTATTAGAAGCGTTTATTCAATCTGGCAACAAACCAGAGTGGATGATTTTAACTGTATTACCGGTATTACCCCCTGATTTACGGCCATTAGTTCCGTTAGATGGTGGGCGTTTTGCCACTTCTGATTTGAACGATTTATATCGCCGTGTTATTAACCGTAATAATCGACTAAAGCGTCTGTTGGATCTGGCTGCCCCTGATATTATCGTACGTAATGAAAAACGCATGCTGCAAGAAGCGGTGGATGCTTTGCTGGATAATGGGCGTCGTGGCCGTGCGATTACCGGCTCTAATAAGCGTCCGTTGAAGTCTTTAGCGGATATGATCAAAGGAAAACAAGGTCGTTTTCGGCAAAACTTACTGGGTAAACGTGTCGATTATTCAGGACGTTCGGTTATCACTGTCGGTCCCGGTTTGCGTCTGCATCAATGTGGTTTACCTAAAAAAATGGCACTGGAGCTGTTCAAACCCTTTATTTATGGCAAGTTAGAATTGAAAGGGCTGGCGACAACCATCAAAGCGGCTAAAAAGATGGTTGAACGTGAAGAGGCTGTGGTATGGGATATTTTGGATGAGGTTATCCGTGAACATCCGGTGCTATTGAACCGTGCGCCCACTTTGCACCGTTTAGGTATTCAAGCGTTTGAACCGGTGTTGATTGAAGGTAAAGCGATTCAACTACATCCATTGGTTTGTGCTGCCTATAATGCTGACTTCGATGGTGATCAGATGGCAGTGCACGTACCTTTAACACTGGAAGCTCAGTTAGAAGCGCGTGCGTTGATGATGTCGACTAATAACATCCTCTCCCCGGCGAACGGCGAGCCTATTATCGTACCTTCCCAGGATGTGGTGTTGGGACTTTATTACATGACGCGTGACTGTGTTAACGCCAAAGGCGAAGGCATGGTGTTGACGGGACCGAAAGAAGCAGAACGGGTTTACCGCATGGGTTTAGCTTCACTGCATGCGCGGGTGAAAGTCCGTATCTCTGAAGAGATATGTAATATTGAAGGCGAAAAAATTAGTCAAACCAGTATCGTCGATACTACCATTGGTCGTGCCATTTTATGGATGATTGTGCCGAAAGGACTGCCTTACTCTGTCGTTAATCAAACCCTGGGTAAAAAAGCCATTTCTAAGATGCTGAATACCTGTTACCGCATATTAGGACTCAAACCGACGGTGATTTTTGCTGACCAAATTATGTATACCGGTTTTACTTATGCTGCTCGTTCGGGCATGTCAGTCGGCATTGATGATATGGTGATCCCTAAGGAAAAAATAGAGATTATTACAGAGGCAGAAACTGAAGTTGCTGAGATCCAGGAACAATTCAAATCTGGCCTGGTTACCGCTGGAGAACGTTACAACAAAGTGATCGATATCTGGGCAGCGGCTAACGAACGGGTTGCTAAAGCGATGATGAAGAATCTGTCTGTTGAAAATGCTATTGACTGTAATGGAAAAGAGGAACAGCAAGTTTCTTTCAATAGTATCTTTATGATGGCGGACTCTGGTGCTCGTGGATCCCCTGCGCAAATTCGTCAATTGGCGGGTATGCGTGGCTTGATGGCGAAACCTGATGGTTCGATCATTGAAACACCCATTACCGCTAACTTCCGCGAAGGATTGAATGTTCTTCAGTATTTCATCTCGACCCATGGTGCACGTAAAGGTTTAGCTGATACCGCATTGAAAACGGCTAACTCCGGTTATTTAACACGTCGGTTAGTTGATGTGGCACAGGATTTAGTTGTTACTGAAGATGATTGTGGTACCAATGATGGTCTCGTGATGACGCCCGTTATTGAGGGAGGAAATGTAAAAGAAGCATTGCGTGAACGTGTCTTGGGTCGCGTAACAGCGGAAGATATTGTTAGGCCAGGTAGCGCTGACATTTTGGTGCCCCGTAATTCGTTACTGAGTGAAAAATGTTGTGATCTGTTAGAAGAGAATTCGGTTGACACGGTAAAAGTACGTTCAGTAGTGAATTGTGAAACCGATTTTGGGATCTGTGCGAATTGTTATGGTCGTGACTTGGCACGAGGTCATATCATCAACAAAGGTGAAGCTGTCGGCGTTATTGCAGCACAATCTATTGGTGAGCCTGGTACACAGCTCACGATGAGAACTTTCCACATTGGTGGTGCGGCATCCAGAGCCGCGGCAGAGTCCAGTATTACAGTAAATAGCAAAGGCAAGTTGAGACTGAGCAACGCTAAATTTGTTATCAACAGTGCGGGTAAATGTGTTATCACTTCACGTAATACTGAATTGAAATTGATTGATGAATTTGGTCGTACTAAGGAAAGCTATAAAATTCCGTATGGTGCGATAATGGCGAAAGGAGACGGAGCAGAAGTTAATACCGGTGAGACGGTAGCTAACTGGGATCCACATATTATGCCCGTTATCACTGAAGTGGCCGGTTTTATTCGCTTCTCTGACATGATTGATAGCCAGACGATTACCCGTCAAACTGATGATTTAACCGGTTTATCTTCTTTAGTCGTCCTCGACAGTGCAGAACGTACCGGTAGCGGTAAAGACTTGCGCCCAGCATTAAAAATTGTGGATGCTAAAGGTAATGAGGTATTGATACCAGGTACCGATATGCCTGCTCAATACTTCTTGCCAGGTAAGGCTATTGTGCAATTGAAGGATGAAGTTGAAATTGGTGTCGGTGATACCTTGGCGCGTATTCCTCAAGAATCTAGTGGTACCAAAGATATCACCGGTGGGTTACCCCGCGTGGCTGATCTGTTTGAAGCCCGTCGTCCCAAAGAGCCGGCAATTTTGGCTGAACACAGTGGAATTATCTCATTTGGTAAAGAAACTAAAGGCAAGCGTCGTTTGGTCATTTCACCGTTAGATGGTAGTGATGCTTATGAAGAGATGATTCCAAAATGGCGTCAGCTCAACGTATTCGAAGGTGAAATGGTAGAACGTGGTGATGTGCTTTCTGATGGCCCAGAATCTCCACACGATATCTTACGCCTACGGGGTGTTCATGCGGTGACACGTTATATTACTAACGAAGTGCAAGAAGTGTACCGCCTGCAGGGAGTAAAGATTAACGATAAACATATTGAAGTTATCGTTCGTCAGATGTTGCGTAAAGGCACGATTGTTAACGCGGGAGGAGCTGACTTCTTAGCCGGTGAGCAAGCAGAAATATCACGGGTGAAAATCGCCAATCGTAAATTAGTAGCGGAAGATAAAACTGAAGCAACCTTTACACGCGATTTACTGGGGATCACGAAAGCCTCTTTGGCGACTGAGTCCTTTATTTCTGCGGCTTCGTTCCAAGAAACGACGAGAGTACTTACTGAGGCTGCGGTGGCGGGTAAACGCGATGAACTCCGTGGTTTGAAAGAAAATGTTATTGTCGGTCGTTTGATTCCAGCCGGTACTGGTTATGCGCATCATCAAAAGCGTATGCGTAGTCGTTTGGTAGAAGAATCGGTTACGCTGAAAATGAGCCCTGATGAAGCGTCAGCAAATATGGCTGAGTTACTTAATGCTGGTTTTGATAACAAAAACGAGTAA
- the rplJ gene encoding 50S ribosomal protein L10, translated as MALNLEDKKAIVAEINEVAKNALSAVVADSRGVTVDKMTELRKSAREAGVYMRVVRNTLMRRVVEDTEFECLKDSFVGPTLIAFSSEHPGAAARLFKEFAQANAKFEVKVAAFEGELIPGVQIDRLATLPTYSEAIARLMATMKEASAGKLVRTLAALRDQREEKAA; from the coding sequence ATGGCATTAAATCTTGAAGACAAAAAAGCGATTGTTGCTGAGATCAATGAAGTAGCTAAGAATGCACTTTCTGCTGTTGTTGCCGATTCGCGTGGTGTTACTGTAGATAAAATGACTGAACTGCGTAAATCAGCTCGTGAAGCGGGCGTGTATATGCGTGTTGTCCGTAACACTTTGATGCGTCGTGTTGTTGAAGATACTGAGTTTGAATGTCTCAAAGACAGCTTTGTTGGTCCAACCTTAATTGCATTTTCTTCTGAACATCCAGGCGCAGCAGCACGTTTGTTTAAAGAATTCGCGCAAGCGAATGCAAAATTTGAGGTTAAAGTTGCTGCTTTTGAAGGTGAATTGATTCCAGGGGTACAAATTGATCGCCTGGCAACTTTACCAACCTACAGCGAGGCGATTGCACGCCTGATGGCAACCATGAAAGAAGCCTCTGCTGGCAAATTGGTGCGTACTCTCGCTGCGCTGCGTGATCAGAGAGAAGAGAAAGCGGCTTAA
- the rplL gene encoding 50S ribosomal protein L7/L12, whose amino-acid sequence MSITKEQILEGVAALTVMEVVELIADMEEKFGVSAAAAVAAGPATTAAVVEEKTEFDVILITVGVNKIQVIKAVRGVTGLGLKEAKDLVEAAPKAVKESISKDEADALKKTLEEAGATCELK is encoded by the coding sequence ATGTCTATTACTAAAGAACAAATTTTGGAAGGCGTTGCAGCTCTGACTGTAATGGAAGTCGTCGAGTTGATTGCGGATATGGAAGAAAAATTTGGCGTTTCTGCTGCGGCCGCTGTTGCAGCGGGTCCTGCAACGACGGCGGCAGTTGTGGAAGAGAAAACTGAATTTGATGTTATTTTGATAACTGTTGGCGTCAATAAAATCCAAGTTATTAAAGCGGTACGTGGAGTGACTGGTTTAGGCTTAAAAGAAGCGAAAGATTTAGTAGAAGCTGCTCCAAAAGCGGTGAAAGAAAGCATTAGTAAAGACGAGGCTGACGCGCTGAAGAAAACTCTTGAAGAGGCAGGTGCTACTTGTGAGCTTAAATAA
- the rplK gene encoding 50S ribosomal protein L11: protein MAKKVQAYVKLQVAAGMANPSPPVGPALGQQGVNIMEFCKAFNARTDNIEKGLPIPVVITVYADRSFTFVTKTPPASVLLKKAAGIKSGSGKPNLEKVGTITKAQIREIAETKEPDMTGNDIDAMMRSIEGTARSMGLVVEE from the coding sequence ATGGCTAAAAAAGTACAAGCTTACGTCAAACTGCAGGTTGCTGCAGGCATGGCTAATCCAAGCCCCCCGGTTGGTCCCGCTTTGGGTCAACAAGGTGTTAACATTATGGAGTTTTGCAAAGCATTTAACGCTAGGACTGATAATATTGAAAAGGGGTTACCTATCCCGGTTGTTATCACTGTTTATGCTGATCGCTCTTTCACATTTGTTACTAAAACACCTCCCGCCTCAGTGTTGCTAAAAAAAGCCGCCGGTATTAAATCTGGCTCCGGTAAACCGAATTTAGAAAAAGTAGGAACAATAACTAAGGCTCAGATCCGTGAAATCGCAGAAACTAAAGAACCAGATATGACAGGGAATGATATCGACGCCATGATGCGTTCCATTGAAGGTACTGCCCGTTCTATGGGCTTGGTAGTGGAGGAATAA
- the rplA gene encoding 50S ribosomal protein L1 gives MTKLTKRMRLIHSSVVKEKQYDINEALVLLKELATAKFVESVDISVNLGIDARKSDQNVRGATVLPHGTGRSVRVAVFAQGGNAEAAKAAGAELVGMEDLADQIKKGEMNFDVVIASPDAMRVVGQLGQILGPRGLMPNPKVGTVTVNVVEAVKNAKAGQVRYRNDKGGIIHSTIGKVNFEANALKENLESLVVALKKAKPASSKGIYIKKISLSTTMGAGVTIDQSSLFS, from the coding sequence ATGACTAAGCTAACCAAACGCATGCGACTGATCCATAGTAGTGTTGTTAAAGAAAAACAGTATGACATCAATGAAGCGCTTGTTCTTTTAAAAGAACTGGCTACCGCCAAATTTGTAGAAAGCGTGGATATTTCGGTTAATCTCGGTATTGATGCACGTAAATCTGATCAAAACGTTCGTGGCGCTACTGTTCTGCCTCATGGTACGGGGCGTTCGGTGCGTGTTGCCGTTTTTGCCCAGGGTGGCAATGCGGAAGCAGCAAAAGCAGCGGGTGCTGAACTGGTAGGGATGGAAGATTTAGCTGATCAGATTAAAAAAGGCGAAATGAATTTTGATGTGGTTATCGCTTCTCCTGATGCTATGCGTGTTGTGGGTCAATTAGGACAAATTTTAGGCCCGCGTGGTTTGATGCCTAACCCAAAAGTAGGTACAGTAACTGTTAATGTTGTAGAAGCCGTGAAAAATGCTAAAGCTGGTCAAGTGCGTTATCGTAACGATAAAGGTGGGATTATCCACAGCACTATTGGTAAAGTTAACTTTGAAGCGAATGCACTGAAGGAAAACTTGGAATCTTTGGTTGTAGCGCTGAAAAAAGCTAAACCTGCCTCATCGAAGGGTATTTATATCAAAAAAATCAGCCTATCCACTACTATGGGTGCCGGCGTTACTATTGACCAAAGTAGTTTGTTTAGTTAA
- the rpoB gene encoding DNA-directed RNA polymerase subunit beta, which translates to MVYSYTEKKRIRKDFGKRPQVLDIPYLLSIQLDSFQKFIEQDLEGQQGLEAAFRSVFPIQSYNGNSELQYVSYRLGEPVFDVKECQIRGVTYSAPLRVKLRLVIYEREAPEGTVKDIKEQEVYMGEIPLMTENGTFVINGTERVIVSQLHRSPGVFFDSDKGKTHSSGKVLYNARIIPYRGSWLDFEFDPKDNLFVRIDRRRKLPATIMLRALSYTPEQILDLFFEKVVFEICDSKLQMALIPERLRGETASFDIKANDKIYVEKGRRITARHIHQLEKDNVNSIEVPVEYIVGKVVAKDYIDTSTGEVICAVNTELSLDLLAKLSKSGYKCVETLFTNGLDHGAYISETLRVDPTNDRLGALVEIYRMMRPGEPPTRDAAENLFENLFFSEDRYDLSTVGRMKFNRSLSRVEIEGSGILSKEDIIDVMKKLIDIRNGKGEVDDIDHLGNRRIRSVGEMAENQFRVGLVRVERAVKERLSLGDLETLMPQDMINAKPISAAVKEFFGSSQLSQFMDQNNPLSEITHKRRISALGSGGLTRERAGFEVRDVHPTHYGRVCPVETPEGPNIGLINSLSVYARTNEYGFLETPYRCVQGGVVTNEIRYLSAIEEGNYVIAQANSNLDEKNCFIDDLITCRNKDESSLFSSEQIDYMDVSTQQVVSVGASLIPFLEHDDANRALMGANMQRQAVPTLRAEKPLVGTGMERAVAVDSGVTSVARRGGTIQYVDASRIVIKVNEKEMKSDEAGIDIYNLTKYTRSNQNTCINQMPCVNLNDSIERGDVLADGPSTDLGELALGQNMRVAFMPWNGYNFEDSILVSERVVQEDRFTTIHIQELACVSRDTKLGSEEITADIPNVGEAALSKLDESGIVYIGAEVTSGDILVGKVTPKGETQLTPEEKLLRAIFGEKASDVKDSSLRVPNGVSGTVIDVQVFTRDGVEKDKRALDIERMQLQQAKQDLKEELKILEAGLLARIRAVLVAGGIDSEKLDKLPSERWLGLYLSDEEKQYQLEQLAEQCEELKSEFEKKLEGKRRKIIQGDDLAPGVLKIVKVYLAVKRQIQPGDKMAGRHGNKGVISKINPIEDMPYDEYGTPVDIVLNPLGVPSRMNIGQILETHLGMAAKGIGEKINAMLRKHEKVTKLREFIQKAYDLGDNVCQKVDLSTFSDDEVLNLAENLKKGMPIASPVFDGAKEIEIKELLKLAGLPASGQITLFDGRTGEQFERPVTVGYMYMLKLNHLVDDKMHARSTGSYSLVTQQPLGGKAQFGGQRFGEMEVWALEAYGAGYTLQEMLTVKSDDVNGRTKMYKNIVDGDHRMEPGMPESFNVLLKEIRSLGINIELEEE; encoded by the coding sequence ATGGTTTATTCCTATACCGAGAAAAAACGTATTCGTAAAGACTTTGGTAAACGTCCACAAGTACTGGACATACCTTATCTTCTTTCCATCCAACTGGATTCATTTCAAAAATTTATCGAGCAAGATCTAGAAGGGCAGCAAGGTCTGGAAGCGGCTTTCCGTTCTGTTTTTCCGATCCAAAGCTACAATGGCAATTCAGAATTACAATATGTTAGTTACCGCCTTGGTGAACCGGTTTTTGACGTTAAAGAATGTCAGATTCGTGGTGTGACTTATTCTGCACCACTACGCGTTAAATTGCGTTTGGTCATTTATGAACGGGAAGCACCTGAAGGTACGGTTAAAGATATTAAAGAACAAGAAGTCTATATGGGTGAAATCCCATTGATGACTGAAAATGGTACTTTTGTTATTAATGGTACTGAGAGGGTTATCGTTTCTCAGCTGCACCGCAGTCCCGGTGTATTTTTTGATAGTGATAAGGGTAAAACGCATTCATCAGGCAAAGTGTTGTATAACGCACGCATTATCCCTTACCGCGGCTCATGGTTAGATTTCGAATTTGATCCGAAAGATAATTTGTTTGTTCGTATTGATCGTCGGCGTAAATTGCCTGCGACTATTATGCTGCGAGCGTTAAGTTATACGCCTGAACAGATTTTGGATCTGTTTTTTGAAAAAGTCGTGTTTGAAATTTGTGATAGTAAGCTACAAATGGCGTTGATACCGGAGCGTTTACGTGGTGAAACCGCTTCTTTTGATATTAAAGCCAATGATAAGATTTATGTTGAGAAAGGACGGCGTATTACCGCGCGTCATATTCATCAGCTAGAAAAAGATAACGTTAATAGTATAGAAGTCCCGGTCGAATATATTGTCGGTAAGGTAGTGGCAAAGGATTATATTGATACCAGTACAGGTGAAGTGATTTGTGCTGTCAATACCGAATTGTCACTGGATTTACTGGCAAAATTAAGTAAGTCTGGCTATAAATGCGTCGAAACGCTATTTACCAATGGTCTGGATCACGGGGCTTACATTTCTGAAACCCTGCGTGTTGACCCAACCAATGATCGCCTGGGTGCTTTGGTTGAAATTTATCGAATGATGCGCCCTGGTGAACCACCTACTCGTGATGCGGCAGAAAATTTATTTGAGAATTTGTTTTTTTCTGAAGATCGTTATGATTTGTCGACTGTGGGTAGAATGAAATTCAATCGTTCATTGTCACGTGTTGAGATCGAAGGATCGGGTATCTTGAGCAAAGAAGACATCATTGATGTGATGAAAAAGCTGATTGATATTCGTAACGGTAAAGGTGAGGTGGATGATATCGATCACTTGGGTAACCGCCGTATTCGCTCCGTAGGTGAAATGGCTGAAAACCAATTCCGTGTCGGTTTGGTGCGCGTTGAGCGGGCAGTTAAAGAACGTCTTTCACTGGGCGATCTTGAAACACTGATGCCACAGGATATGATCAACGCTAAGCCGATTTCAGCCGCGGTAAAGGAGTTTTTCGGCTCCAGCCAGCTTTCCCAATTTATGGATCAAAACAACCCACTTTCTGAGATTACACATAAGCGCCGCATTTCGGCATTAGGTTCCGGTGGTTTGACACGTGAACGTGCTGGTTTTGAAGTGCGAGATGTACACCCCACGCATTATGGTCGTGTCTGCCCTGTTGAAACACCGGAAGGCCCAAACATTGGTCTGATTAACTCCTTATCGGTGTATGCACGGACGAACGAATATGGTTTTTTGGAAACGCCTTATCGTTGTGTACAAGGTGGTGTGGTAACCAATGAAATTCGTTATCTGTCTGCCATCGAAGAAGGCAACTACGTTATCGCTCAGGCGAATTCTAATTTAGATGAAAAAAATTGTTTTATAGATGATTTGATCACCTGTCGTAATAAAGATGAATCCAGCTTGTTTAGCAGCGAACAGATTGATTATATGGATGTTTCTACTCAACAGGTGGTTTCTGTTGGTGCTTCATTGATTCCCTTCCTGGAACATGATGATGCTAACCGCGCCTTAATGGGTGCTAACATGCAACGCCAAGCGGTGCCTACTCTTCGGGCTGAGAAACCATTGGTCGGTACCGGGATGGAGCGTGCGGTGGCAGTAGATTCAGGGGTTACTTCTGTCGCTAGACGTGGTGGTACGATTCAGTATGTTGATGCCTCACGTATCGTGATTAAAGTGAACGAAAAAGAAATGAAGTCGGACGAAGCGGGTATTGATATTTATAACCTGACTAAATATACCCGTTCTAACCAAAATACTTGCATTAATCAAATGCCTTGTGTGAATTTAAACGATTCCATTGAACGCGGTGATGTGTTGGCAGATGGTCCTTCTACTGATCTGGGTGAATTGGCATTAGGGCAGAATATGCGTGTTGCTTTCATGCCTTGGAATGGTTACAACTTCGAAGACTCTATTTTGGTCTCTGAACGCGTAGTGCAAGAAGATCGCTTTACTACTATTCATATTCAAGAATTAGCCTGTGTATCGCGTGATACTAAGTTAGGATCTGAAGAAATCACTGCTGATATACCCAATGTGGGGGAAGCTGCTCTTTCGAAATTAGACGAATCCGGTATTGTCTACATTGGTGCAGAAGTGACTAGTGGTGACATTTTGGTGGGTAAAGTAACACCAAAAGGTGAAACCCAACTGACACCGGAAGAAAAATTGTTGCGTGCAATTTTCGGTGAGAAAGCTTCTGATGTGAAAGATTCTTCTCTGCGAGTACCGAACGGTGTTTCTGGTACGGTTATTGACGTGCAAGTTTTTACTCGTGATGGTGTAGAGAAAGATAAACGTGCACTAGATATTGAAAGAATGCAACTCCAGCAAGCGAAACAAGATTTAAAAGAAGAATTGAAAATTTTGGAAGCAGGGTTGCTCGCTCGTATCCGCGCGGTATTGGTTGCTGGTGGTATAGATTCTGAAAAATTGGATAAATTGCCTTCTGAGCGCTGGTTAGGGCTTTATTTGTCTGATGAAGAAAAACAATATCAATTGGAGCAGTTAGCTGAACAGTGCGAGGAACTGAAATCAGAATTCGAAAAGAAATTGGAAGGTAAGCGGCGTAAAATAATCCAAGGTGATGATCTTGCACCTGGTGTGCTCAAAATCGTTAAAGTTTATCTGGCGGTTAAACGTCAGATCCAACCTGGCGATAAAATGGCCGGTCGTCATGGTAATAAAGGGGTAATTTCGAAAATTAATCCAATCGAGGATATGCCTTATGATGAATATGGCACGCCAGTAGATATTGTGCTTAATCCTTTGGGTGTTCCATCGCGTATGAACATCGGTCAAATTTTGGAAACCCATTTAGGGATGGCGGCGAAGGGCATTGGTGAAAAGATCAATGCCATGCTGAGAAAACACGAAAAAGTGACTAAATTACGCGAGTTTATACAGAAGGCTTATGATCTCGGAGATAATGTTTGTCAGAAGGTAGATTTGAGTACTTTCTCTGATGACGAAGTGTTAAATTTAGCCGAAAATTTGAAAAAAGGAATGCCCATCGCTTCACCGGTCTTTGACGGTGCAAAAGAGATAGAAATAAAAGAACTATTAAAACTAGCAGGCTTACCAGCTTCAGGTCAAATCACTTTATTTGATGGCCGAACCGGTGAGCAATTTGAGCGTCCGGTAACGGTTGGTTATATGTATATGCTTAAATTGAATCATTTGGTCGATGATAAAATGCACGCCCGTTCTACTGGTTCTTACAGTCTAGTTACTCAACAACCTCTGGGGGGTAAGGCTCAGTTCGGTGGGCAGCGTTTCGGTGAAATGGAAGTGTGGGCATTGGAAGCCTACGGTGCCGGCTATACGTTGCAGGAAATGTTGACTGTCAAATCTGATGATGTCAACGGCCGTACCAAAATGTATAAAAACATTGTGGATGGTGATCACCGTATGGAGCCAGGCATGCCAGAATCTTTCAACGTACTATTGAAAGAAATTCGCTCGCTGGGTATCAATATTGAGCTGGAAGAAGAATAA
- the nusG gene encoding transcription termination/antitermination protein NusG, with translation MSEAPKKRWYVVQAFSGFEGRVARSLRDYIKLNKIEDQFGEIMVPTEEVHEMRAGQRRKSERKFFPGYVLVQMLMNDTTWHLVRSVPRVMGFIGGTSDRPAPITDKDVNAIMARLQQVGDKPRPKTLFEPGELVRVNDGPFADFNGTVEKVDYEKNRLTVSVSIFGRATPVELDFSQIGKG, from the coding sequence ATGTCTGAAGCACCCAAAAAACGTTGGTACGTCGTTCAGGCGTTTTCCGGTTTTGAAGGTCGTGTAGCTCGATCGTTACGTGATTATATCAAGTTGAATAAAATTGAAGATCAATTTGGCGAAATCATGGTTCCGACGGAAGAAGTGCACGAAATGCGCGCTGGTCAACGTCGTAAAAGCGAACGAAAATTCTTTCCAGGTTATGTGTTAGTGCAGATGTTAATGAATGATACGACTTGGCATTTAGTGCGGAGCGTGCCCAGAGTAATGGGATTTATCGGTGGTACATCTGATCGTCCGGCACCAATTACTGATAAAGATGTGAATGCTATCATGGCTCGTCTGCAACAGGTAGGTGATAAGCCACGTCCGAAAACATTGTTCGAGCCCGGTGAATTGGTGCGTGTTAATGATGGCCCTTTTGCTGATTTTAATGGTACCGTTGAAAAAGTTGATTATGAAAAGAATCGCCTGACGGTCTCTGTTTCCATTTTTGGTCGTGCTACGCCAGTAGAGCTTGATTTTAGTCAGATTGGCAAAGGCTAG